A region from the Benincasa hispida cultivar B227 chromosome 12, ASM972705v1, whole genome shotgun sequence genome encodes:
- the LOC120068541 gene encoding protein GRAVITROPIC IN THE LIGHT 1 — protein sequence MCDMDGSSNFKTPQISEMFQKFALAFKTKTFEFFADDDHPHNNAPDDSDGFSLLDSAEEVITDQKVVVIKPDSAFDFFPALPSKPIVNPFPPKSNQALETQLQGGPTPNIPIPNLEMMHTLVSSIFATVSSFEASYIQLQTAHVPFVQDKVTAADRVLVSHLQQLSDFKHFYKDFRTNPEVTTSIPVGSCLEAQVQENQSKLRMLGTVSDRAQSEIDRKDSEVMTLRKKLGELQKSNLRLSQKLSVSLNALSDVLLSVRVFDSILHDACRAAYNFTKVLMELMKKASWDMDLAANSVHSEIRFAKKAHSRYAFLSYVCLWMFRSFDSEVFGVVETESLCTEQSQSSDRISMSLKQLLEHVSSNPMELLSVNPQCAFSKFCEKKYQELIHPSMESSIFSNLDRKEAILNSWRSVSVFYKSFVKMASSVWMLHKLAFSFDPIVEIFQVERGAEFSMVFMEDVTRRYIPPFKSRAKVGFTVVPGFKIGKTVIQSQVYLEELCAPGKG from the coding sequence ATGTGCGACATGGATGGTTCTTCCAACTTCAAGACCCCACAGATCTCCGAGATGTTTCAGAAATTCGCCCTTGCTTTCAAGACCAAAACCTTCGAATTCTTCGCCGACGACGACCACCCCCACAACAACGCTCCTGATGATTCCGACGGCTTTTCCCTCTTGGACTCCGCCGAGGAGGTTATTACCGACCAGAAAGTCGTCGTCATTAAACCCGATTCCGCTTTCGATTTCTTTCCCGCTCTTCCCTCTAAGCCTATTGTTAACCCTTTTCCGCCCAAATCGAATCAGGCCCTGGAGACCCAACTTCAGGGAGGACCAACCCCAAACATTCCCATTCCTAATTTGGAGATGATGCACACTCTGGTTTCCTCCATTTTCGCTACGGTTTCTTCTTTTGAAGCTTCCTATATCCAATTGCAGACTGCCCATGTTCCGTTTGTTCAAGACAAAGTCACGGCAGCTGATAGAGTATTGGTATCGCACCTGCAGCAGCTTTCTGATTTCAAACATTTTTATAAAGATTTTCGTACAAATCCTGAGGTAACTACTTCGATTCCGGTTGGTTCTTGTTTGGAAGCGCAGGTGCAAGAGAATCAAAGCAAGCTTCGAATGCTCGGCACCGTCTCCGACCGGGCTCAGTCGGAGATTGATCGGAAGGACTCTGAGGTAATGACTCTTAGGAAAAAGTTGGGGGAGTTGCAGAAGTCTAATTTGAGGTTATCGCAGAAATTATCTGTCAGTTTGAATGCGCTTTCTGATGTTTTGTTGTCTGTTAGAGTATTCGATTCAATATTACATGATGCTTGTAGAGCAGCGTACAATTTTACTAAAGTTTTGATGGAATTGATGAAGAAAGCTTCGTGGGATATGGATTTAGCTGCCAATTCAGTTCACAGCGAGATCAGATTTGCAAAGAAAGCGCATAGTCGGTATGCCTTCTTATCATATGTTTGTTTATGGATGTTTCGAAGTTTTGATTCGGAAGTTTTCGGTGTCGTTGAGACTGAGAGTTTGTGTACTGAACAATCTCAGAGTTCGGATAGAATTAGCATGTCTCTTAAGCAATTACTTGAGCATGTTTCGAGCAACCCAATGGAACTGTTAAGTGTAAATCCTCAATGTgcgttttcaaaattttgtgagAAGAAATATCAAGAACTTATTCATCCTTCTATGGAGTCATCAATTTTCAGTAATTTGGATAGGAAAGAAGCCATTCTGAATTCATGGCGGTCGGTCAGTGTGTTCTATAAGTCGTTTGTAAAAATGGCTAGCTCTGTGTGGATGTTGCATAAGTTGGCTTTCTCTTTCGATCCCATCGTGGAAATTTTCCAAGTTGAAAGAGGTGCTGAGTTCTCAATGGTATTCATGGAGGACGTCACAAGAAGATACATTCCACCTTTTAAATCCCGGGCGAAAGTCGGGTTTACTGTGGTTcctggttttaaaattggaaagaCAGTAATCCAGTCTCAGGTCTATCTTGAGGAACTTTGTGCTCCCGGTAAAGGATGA